The Nostoc sp. 'Peltigera membranacea cyanobiont' N6 genome contains the following window.
CTGACTACTATTTACAAACGCTAACTATATAAGTAATTCCCCAATCCCCAGAACAGGGTTTTCTACCACAAGTAAGCGAGAGTCAATTTTCTTAAGGGACAGTTCGGGGCAAACTTAGCCTAAGTTATCATGCAGTCGCGCCTGTCAGAGAATGATCTGCTGCTTAAATCCCGATTGCCCAAATCCCCTGAATCCCAATGGAAAGAAGTTTTGCCAAAGTTGTAGCACCCCGTTGGTGTCACTTTTAAGAAATCGCTTCCGTGTCATCCGAGTCCTTTCAGATGAGGGGGGATTTGGCAGAACCTATCTATCAGAAGATGTCGATAAACTCAATGAACGTTGTGTTATCAAGCAATTAGCTCCTAAGTTTCAAGGAACTTGGTCGCAAAAAAAGGCGATGGAGTTGTTTGCTGAAGAAGCACAGCGACTACAAGACCTGGGGGAACATCCCCAAATTCCGACTTTGATAGCTTACTTTGAGCAAGATGGCTGTCTATATTTAGTGCAGCAGTTTATCAATGGCGAGAATTTGTTGAAGGAGTTGCAACAGCGCAAGGGGTATAACGCCAGGGAAATTCAATCTATTTTGCTGGATTTATTGCCCATCCTAAAATTTATCCACGATCGCAAAGTCATTCATCGGGATATCAAGCCAGAGAATATTATCCGCCATAAAAGTGATGGGCGATTAAGTCTGATTGATTTTGGTTCTTCAAAGCAATTCACCGCAAAAGTTCAGCAGAAATCTGGCACATCCATTGGTTCACACGGTTATTCTCCCCTAGAACAAATTAGAGACGGTAAAGCTTTTCCCGCCAGTGACTTGTTCGGTTTGGGGGCTACCTGCTTTCATCTGCTAACAGGAAATTCGCCCTTTCAGTTATGGATGGAATCTGGGTACGCCTGGGTGAGTAATTGGCGAGAATATTTGCGGAGTCCGTTAAATCCTGAATTGGATTTTGTCATCGACAAGCTTTTGAAAAAAGATATCTATGAACGTTACCAGTCAGCCGAAGAAGTTCTTAGAGACTTGACTCCAAAACAACTCCTCGCATTACCACCAGTCGGTAAGTCATCTGGGAAAATACCACCAACGAAAGCCCCATATTTACCAAAAAGTTATCCCTTACTGAGAATTTTAATCTTGGTAAGTGCTTTCATTTTGTTGTTCGGATTCCAAGAATCTTGGTATAAACATTTTCG
Protein-coding sequences here:
- a CDS encoding serine/threonine-protein kinase, giving the protein MICCLNPDCPNPLNPNGKKFCQSCSTPLVSLLRNRFRVIRVLSDEGGFGRTYLSEDVDKLNERCVIKQLAPKFQGTWSQKKAMELFAEEAQRLQDLGEHPQIPTLIAYFEQDGCLYLVQQFINGENLLKELQQRKGYNAREIQSILLDLLPILKFIHDRKVIHRDIKPENIIRHKSDGRLSLIDFGSSKQFTAKVQQKSGTSIGSHGYSPLEQIRDGKAFPASDLFGLGATCFHLLTGNSPFQLWMESGYAWVSNWREYLRSPLNPELDFVIDKLLKKDIYERYQSAEEVLRDLTPKQLLALPPVGKSSGKIPPTKAPYLPKSYPLLRILILVSAFILLFGFQESWYKHFRRIQTSLVTKLSQHNNSGKNEALLGQPPKITLGKVSLANTLQGHENSVLSIAISPDGKTIASSGGDGTIKLWNLATGKEISSLNAYSQQVNAVAISPDGKTLVSGSDDSTIKIWNLRTRKQIRTLEGHSDSVHALAISADSETLVSGSDDNTIKIWDLATGEQIRTLVGHTFWVRSVAISPDGVILASGSFDKTIKIWNLTKGYSIRTLEGNYQTVTSVAISPDGKILATASRDRTIKLWDLVTGKEIRTLAGHANTVTTVAFSADGKMIASGSRDRTIKLWNSATGEEILTLAAHTNTVTSVAFSPDSKTLVSGSEDNTIKIWQLSQ